The following are encoded together in the Campylobacter devanensis genome:
- a CDS encoding carbonic anhydrase, with amino-acid sequence MRFLAILLFGFLIGASGYNTHHGAPHWGYSGDGSPEHWGDLADEFRTCKYGKNQSPINITQAEKSTLQKPIFDYKNSSKELINNGHTLQVNFNPGSTLTFQNKKFELLQMHFHTPSEYTFDKKHYPMVAHLVHKASDGELLVLAIMFDKGGENPVIKEIWADAPTKVGESRKLANLALNDLVKNLQNYVELVGSLTTPPCSEGVIWLINRGNAFASDEQIKFFTNIIGQNNRPTQDINGRKILEVSK; translated from the coding sequence GTGAGATTTTTAGCTATTTTGCTTTTTGGTTTTTTAATTGGTGCGAGTGGTTATAATACTCATCATGGTGCGCCACATTGGGGTTATAGCGGTGATGGATCGCCAGAGCATTGGGGAGATTTGGCGGATGAATTTCGCACCTGTAAATATGGCAAAAATCAATCGCCAATTAATATAACTCAAGCTGAGAAATCTACGCTACAAAAGCCTATATTTGATTATAAAAATAGCTCAAAAGAGCTTATCAATAACGGACACACTTTACAAGTGAACTTCAATCCAGGTAGCACCCTAACATTTCAAAACAAAAAATTCGAGCTTTTACAGATGCATTTTCACACGCCATCAGAATATACTTTTGATAAAAAGCACTATCCTATGGTGGCTCATTTGGTTCATAAGGCTAGTGATGGGGAGCTTTTGGTATTGGCGATTATGTTTGATAAAGGTGGTGAAAATCCTGTGATTAAAGAGATTTGGGCGGACGCACCTACTAAGGTTGGGGAGAGTAGAAAACTAGCGAATTTAGCCTTAAACGACCTAGTCAAAAATCTTCAAAATTATGTTGAGCTAGTTGGCTCACTTACTACGCCACCATGCTCTGAGGGTGTGATTTGGCTAATAAATCGTGGCAACGCCTTTGCTTCAGATGAACAGATTAAATTTTTTACTAATATAATAGGTCAAAACAATCGCCCAACCCAAGATATCAATGGCCGAAAAATCCTAGAAGTATCTAAATAA
- a CDS encoding type I restriction-modification system subunit M, with product MRGSVDGWDFKQYVLGIMFYRYISENIANYINEGEREATGDTTFDYANLEDSKAEFERDNLVTEKGFFIRPSELFCNVIKSAKSDSAIFTDSEGKTKNIKDNLNEYLEMIFNNIENSAKGTQSEDDFSGLFDDIDVNSNKLGTTVAKRNEKLLKILDGIAGINLDYKDNDIDAFGDAYEFLMSMYASNAGKSGGEFYTPQEVSELLTKLAILDKKEVNKVYDPACGSGSLLLKSAKILGKENVRNGFYGQEINLTTYNLCRINMFLHDIGYDKFNIACEDTLTMPKHWDDEPFEVIVSNPPYSIKWAGDDNAILINDERYSPAGVLAPKSKADFAFIMHSLSWLAPNGTASIVCFPGILYRGGAEQKIRRYLIDNNFIDSIIQLPDNLFFGTSIATCIMVLKKGKKDNSTLFINASKECVKITNNNRLTDKNIDNIVKIFKDRKDINHIAKLIPNKEISENNYNLSVSTYVEQEDTREKIDIVKLNNEIAQIVARENELRNEIDKIILEIEA from the coding sequence TTGAGAGGTTCAGTGGATGGCTGGGATTTTAAGCAGTATGTGCTAGGTATTATGTTTTATAGATATATATCAGAAAATATAGCAAATTATATAAATGAAGGGGAGAGAGAAGCGACAGGCGATACCACTTTTGATTATGCGAATTTAGAAGATAGCAAGGCTGAGTTTGAAAGGGATAATCTTGTTACAGAAAAGGGATTTTTCATTCGTCCTTCAGAGTTGTTTTGTAATGTGATTAAATCAGCTAAAAGCGATAGCGCTATATTTACAGATAGCGAGGGCAAAACGAAAAATATAAAAGATAATTTAAATGAATATTTAGAAATGATATTTAACAATATCGAAAACTCCGCCAAAGGCACGCAGAGTGAAGATGACTTTTCTGGGTTATTTGATGATATAGATGTCAATAGCAATAAGCTAGGCACCACAGTTGCTAAAAGAAATGAAAAACTTCTAAAAATATTAGATGGAATAGCTGGGATAAATCTAGATTATAAGGATAATGATATAGACGCATTTGGGGATGCTTATGAGTTTTTAATGTCTATGTATGCTTCAAATGCTGGTAAATCAGGTGGAGAGTTTTACACACCACAAGAGGTTAGCGAGCTACTGACCAAACTCGCTATTTTAGATAAAAAAGAGGTTAATAAGGTTTATGACCCAGCTTGTGGAAGTGGGTCATTGCTTTTGAAATCTGCGAAAATTTTAGGCAAAGAAAATGTAAGAAATGGCTTTTATGGTCAAGAGATAAATTTAACCACCTATAACCTTTGTAGGATTAATATGTTTTTACACGATATTGGTTATGATAAATTTAACATAGCTTGCGAAGATACTTTGACCATGCCTAAACACTGGGATGATGAGCCATTTGAGGTGATAGTATCTAATCCACCATACTCGATCAAATGGGCTGGAGATGATAATGCCATTTTGATAAATGATGAGCGCTACTCTCCGGCTGGAGTTTTAGCACCCAAGTCAAAAGCGGATTTTGCCTTTATAATGCACTCATTATCTTGGCTAGCACCTAATGGCACAGCTTCTATAGTATGCTTTCCTGGGATATTATATCGAGGCGGAGCAGAACAAAAGATTAGAAGATATCTAATCGATAATAATTTTATTGATTCGATTATCCAACTACCCGATAATCTCTTTTTTGGGACAAGTATAGCAACTTGTATAATGGTATTAAAAAAGGGCAAAAAAGATAATAGCACACTCTTTATCAACGCTTCTAAAGAGTGCGTCAAAATAACTAATAACAATAGATTAACTGATAAAAATATAGATAATATAGTTAAAATATTTAAAGATAGAAAAGATATCAACCACATTGCCAAATTAATCCCAAACAAAGAGATATCAGAGAATAACTACAACCTATCAGTATCAACCTATGTAGAACAAGAAGACACAAGAGAAAAAATAGATATAGTAAAGCTAAATAATGAAATAGCCCAAATAGTAGCTAGAGAGAACGAGCTTCGCAATGAAATAGATAAAATCATTTTAGAAATCGAGGCGTAA
- a CDS encoding TerC family protein, whose translation MLEWIYMPEAWISLMTLTALEIVLGIDNIIFIAILCGKLPNEQRDRARVVGLGLAMITRILLLLSLFWIMKLTTPLFSVIGQEISGRDIVLIAGGLFLIAKSTLELHSHAVGENEEQSMASKAGAGFMMIIIQIAVLDIVFSLDSVITAVGMADHIEIMILAVILAVGVMLLASGAISRFVESNPTIKVLALAFLILIGVALVGEGLEFHIPKGYIYFAMAFSLVVEMINLYSRKKRVN comes from the coding sequence ATGCTTGAGTGGATCTATATGCCCGAGGCGTGGATTAGCTTAATGACGCTAACTGCACTTGAGATAGTTTTGGGTATTGATAATATCATATTTATAGCAATTTTATGTGGCAAATTGCCAAATGAACAAAGAGATCGTGCCAGGGTAGTTGGTCTTGGGCTTGCAATGATAACTAGAATATTATTATTACTTAGCCTATTTTGGATTATGAAGCTTACTACGCCGCTATTTAGCGTGATAGGGCAAGAAATTTCAGGGCGTGATATCGTATTGATTGCTGGTGGGTTGTTTTTGATAGCTAAATCCACTCTTGAATTACATTCACACGCAGTAGGTGAAAATGAAGAACAAAGTATGGCTAGCAAGGCTGGAGCTGGCTTTATGATGATTATTATTCAGATTGCTGTACTTGATATTGTCTTTTCGCTTGATAGCGTGATTACAGCCGTAGGTATGGCCGATCATATAGAGATTATGATATTAGCCGTTATATTAGCAGTTGGTGTGATGTTGCTTGCTAGTGGCGCTATTAGTAGATTTGTGGAGTCCAATCCGACTATTAAAGTTTTAGCTCTTGCGTTTTTGATTTTAATAGGCGTGGCGCTAGTGGGCGAAGGGTTGGAGTTTCATATACCAAAAGGTTATATATATTTTGCTATGGCATTCTCTTTGGTAGTAGAGATGATAAATCTTTATTCAAGAAAAAAGAGAGTAAATTAA
- a CDS encoding restriction endonuclease subunit S — protein MSKLEELINKLCPNGVEFKTIGELFDVRNGYTPSKNNDEYWENGDISWYRMEDIRANGKILNDSIQHITKKAVKNKLFPKNSLMVATTATIGIHALIKNDFVCNQQLTCVSIKEKNKEKLNIKFCFYYFDIIDEECVRIANQGGGMPIVSLEKMKKLRFPVPPLEVQCEIVRILDNFTLLSAELSARQKQYEYYSKELFNFNDDVEFISLESIADIGTGSSNTNEAVEDGQYPFYVRSQQVYYKNNYEYDDNSIITSGDGVGVGKIFHYTDGKYALHQRAYRINITNNKVNSKYFYYYMKSTFYDYIQKNAFNSSVTSIRRPMLNKYPVPILSLEKQNKIVNILEKFEKLCNDISEGLPAEIEARKSNMSIIEINY, from the coding sequence ATGAGTAAATTAGAAGAATTAATCAATAAATTATGCCCAAATGGGGTGGAATTTAAAACTATTGGAGAGTTGTTTGATGTAAGAAATGGTTATACTCCTTCTAAAAATAATGATGAATATTGGGAAAACGGAGATATATCTTGGTATAGAATGGAAGACATTAGAGCAAATGGGAAAATTTTAAATGATTCAATACAGCATATTACTAAAAAAGCAGTAAAAAATAAGTTATTCCCTAAAAATTCTTTAATGGTTGCAACGACTGCAACTATTGGTATTCACGCATTAATTAAAAACGACTTTGTTTGTAATCAGCAATTAACTTGTGTATCAATAAAAGAAAAAAACAAAGAAAAATTAAATATAAAATTTTGCTTTTATTATTTTGATATTATAGATGAAGAATGTGTAAGAATTGCTAATCAGGGTGGAGGAATGCCAATAGTTAGTTTAGAAAAAATGAAAAAATTAAGATTTCCTGTGCCTCCGTTGGAAGTGCAATGTGAAATTGTCCGTATATTGGATAATTTCACATTGCTTTCAGCAGAGCTTTCAGCTAGGCAAAAGCAATATGAGTATTATTCAAAAGAATTATTCAATTTTAATGATGATGTTGAATTTATTAGTTTAGAATCAATTGCAGATATAGGTACGGGTAGTAGTAATACAAATGAAGCAGTTGAAGATGGACAATATCCGTTTTATGTTCGTTCTCAACAAGTGTATTATAAAAATAATTATGAGTACGATGATAATTCTATAATAACATCAGGTGATGGAGTAGGAGTTGGAAAAATATTTCATTACACTGATGGAAAATATGCATTACATCAAAGAGCATACAGAATTAATATAACAAACAATAAAGTAAATTCAAAATATTTTTATTATTATATGAAGTCAACATTTTATGATTATATACAAAAAAATGCTTTTAATTCTTCTGTAACATCTATTAGGAGACCTATGTTAAATAAGTATCCAGTACCTATACTATCATTAGAAAAACAAAATAAGATAGTAAATATTTTAGAAAAATTTGAAAAATTATGTAACGATATTTCTGAAGGTCTTCCAGCTGAAATAGAAGCAAGAAAAAGCAATATGAGTATTATAGAGATAAATTACTAA
- a CDS encoding virulence RhuM family protein → MEENSIIIYTPEDGSAEIDVRLIDETVWLNQEQLVKLYDSSKSNVSEHIKNIFSDGELEENLVVRFFRTTANDGKNYNVKYYNLDMIISLGYRIKSKVATNFRRWATQKLKEYLIKGFTIDDERLKGNGGGSYWKELLDRIRDIRSSEKVLYRQVLDLYATSVDYDPKSEESIEFFKIVQNKLHYATHGHTAAEIIYQRADAKKEFMGLKNFKGKFPVWSDVKIAKNYLDENELKILNNLVSGYFDLAEINAFEHKPMYMSDYISMLDSVLTSGNRQILTGAGNISHEQALKKAKNEYLKYQNNELSPVEEEYIKSLKKAEKEAKNQIRKMGK, encoded by the coding sequence TTGGAAGAAAATAGCATTATAATCTATACGCCAGAAGATGGTAGCGCTGAAATAGATGTTAGATTAATTGATGAAACAGTATGGCTTAATCAAGAGCAATTAGTTAAGCTGTATGATAGTAGCAAATCTAATGTTTCAGAACACATTAAAAATATTTTTAGTGATGGCGAACTTGAAGAAAATTTAGTTGTTCGGTTTTTCCGAACAACTGCAAACGATGGTAAAAATTATAATGTAAAATATTATAATTTAGATATGATAATTTCACTTGGATATAGGATAAAATCCAAAGTAGCAACTAATTTTAGAAGATGGGCGACTCAAAAGTTAAAAGAGTATTTGATAAAAGGTTTTACTATAGATGATGAAAGACTAAAAGGAAATGGCGGTGGGAGTTATTGGAAAGAATTATTAGATAGAATTCGAGATATTCGTTCTTCTGAAAAAGTGCTTTATAGACAAGTTTTGGATCTTTATGCGACTAGTGTTGATTATGATCCAAAAAGCGAAGAATCAATCGAATTTTTTAAAATAGTACAAAACAAGCTACATTATGCTACACATGGTCATACCGCAGCTGAGATTATTTATCAAAGAGCTGATGCCAAAAAAGAATTTATGGGATTAAAAAATTTTAAAGGCAAATTTCCTGTGTGGAGTGATGTGAAAATAGCCAAAAATTACTTAGATGAAAATGAATTAAAAATTTTAAATAATCTAGTTTCAGGTTATTTTGATTTAGCAGAAATCAATGCTTTTGAACATAAACCAATGTATATGAGTGATTATATTTCAATGTTAGACTCTGTGCTTACATCTGGAAACAGACAAATATTAACTGGTGCGGGAAATATAAGCCACGAACAAGCTTTAAAAAAAGCTAAAAACGAATATTTGAAATACCAAAATAACGAACTATCCCCAGTTGAAGAAGAGTATATAAAAAGTTTAAAAAAAGCCGAAAAAGAAGCTAAAAATCAAATAAGAAAAATGGGAAAATAA